The Mycoplasmopsis equigenitalium genome contains a region encoding:
- a CDS encoding MscL family protein, whose translation MEKKKPGVVRKSFSDARKALSKGNMIMLAIGLIIGAAFGAVVKSLADDVIMAAIVKFVGVNEKLAEWQVNGIYVGKFLAALLYFVIVFVFLFIFLGSYFLIRNLVIAAREKRKPKEEPAAPAPTTEELILEELKKLNSKK comes from the coding sequence ATGGAAAAGAAAAAACCAGGTGTTGTTAGAAAATCATTTTCTGACGCAAGAAAGGCCTTAAGTAAAGGTAATATGATCATGTTGGCTATTGGTTTAATTATTGGTGCCGCATTTGGTGCAGTAGTTAAATCATTAGCAGATGACGTGATTATGGCAGCAATCGTTAAATTTGTTGGAGTTAACGAAAAACTTGCAGAATGACAAGTTAATGGAATTTACGTTGGCAAATTTTTAGCAGCATTACTTTACTTTGTGATTGTATTTGTGTTCTTATTTATTTTCTTAGGCTCATACTTCTTAATCAGAAACTTGGTTATTGCAGCAAGAGAAAAAAGAAAACCAAAAGAAGAACCAGCAGCGCCAGCACCAACAACAGAAGAACTTATTCTTGAAGAACTTAAAAAATTGAATAGTAAAAAATAA
- the aspS gene encoding aspartate--tRNA ligase, whose amino-acid sequence MKTINNNDITSKLVNKTVTVFGWVQNKRRFGKKTFIDLRDRSGIVQIVFDNLDLHISKESVLKAAGKVVKRLEPNKEINSGEIEILVSDYEIMSTSNELPFTIRDDNNVNEDLRIKYRYLDLRRNVMQKNIILRSKVISAMRNYLDAQDFLEIETPILGKSTPEGARDYLVATRHAGKFFALPQSPQLFKQLLMASGFERYYQVAKVFRDEDSRKDRQPEFTQFDIEVSFMTKAHFQEHIEKMMQKAFAVIGQKIKIPFARMSFDTAIDLYGCDKPDVRYDCKISTINEWDRNSNFEIISKQESIRMIHIPDVISNNDFKILEEIAKKNGANILWYITHENNKILKSNFAAKDQQNSTKIVEKSKKMFGKKGTIFIVANTYNIASNSLGAVRVKANELFNYAKDAYEFLWIEDWPMFEYDEESKRYVAMHHPFTNFEGDIDNVDITKMKSQAYDLVLNGYEIAGGSVRIHKKEIQQKMFDLIKLSKEEIKNKFGFFIEAFNYGLPPHLGMAFGVDRLIMIMTNSNSIRDVIAFPKNANGFDLLTESPSNVLSTQLDEVHLQLKEEKKKKEN is encoded by the coding sequence ATGAAAACAATTAATAATAATGATATTACATCGAAGTTAGTTAATAAAACTGTTACGGTGTTTGGATGGGTACAAAATAAACGTCGTTTTGGTAAAAAAACTTTTATTGATTTGCGCGATCGAAGTGGAATCGTGCAAATTGTTTTTGATAATTTAGATTTACACATTAGCAAAGAATCAGTGTTAAAAGCAGCAGGTAAAGTTGTCAAAAGACTAGAACCTAATAAAGAAATTAATTCGGGTGAGATCGAGATTTTAGTTAGTGATTACGAGATTATGTCTACATCGAACGAATTGCCTTTTACAATTCGTGACGATAATAATGTTAATGAAGATTTGCGGATTAAATATCGTTATCTTGACTTACGTCGTAACGTAATGCAAAAGAACATTATTTTAAGATCGAAAGTAATTTCAGCTATGAGAAATTATTTGGATGCTCAAGATTTCTTAGAAATAGAAACGCCAATTTTAGGAAAATCAACACCCGAAGGAGCGCGCGATTATCTTGTGGCTACAAGACACGCAGGCAAGTTTTTTGCCTTGCCTCAATCACCACAACTTTTTAAACAATTGTTAATGGCTTCAGGTTTTGAAAGATATTACCAAGTTGCAAAAGTATTTCGTGACGAAGATTCACGAAAAGATCGTCAACCAGAATTTACTCAGTTTGATATTGAAGTTTCATTTATGACTAAAGCACATTTTCAAGAACACATTGAAAAAATGATGCAGAAAGCATTTGCTGTTATTGGACAAAAGATTAAAATTCCGTTCGCTAGAATGAGCTTTGATACAGCGATTGATTTATATGGTTGTGATAAACCTGATGTTCGCTATGATTGTAAAATTTCAACTATTAATGAATGAGATCGCAACTCAAATTTCGAAATTATTTCGAAACAAGAATCGATTAGAATGATTCACATCCCTGATGTAATTTCAAATAATGATTTTAAAATTTTAGAGGAAATTGCTAAGAAAAATGGCGCTAATATTCTTTGATATATTACCCACGAAAATAACAAAATTTTAAAAAGCAATTTTGCAGCAAAAGACCAACAAAACTCAACAAAAATCGTTGAAAAATCGAAGAAAATGTTTGGCAAAAAAGGAACGATTTTCATTGTAGCTAATACCTATAATATCGCTTCAAATTCATTGGGCGCAGTACGGGTAAAAGCAAACGAATTATTTAATTATGCTAAAGATGCTTACGAGTTTCTTTGAATTGAAGATTGACCTATGTTCGAGTATGATGAAGAATCAAAACGCTATGTTGCAATGCATCATCCATTTACTAATTTTGAAGGCGATATTGATAATGTTGATATTACAAAAATGAAATCACAAGCATATGATTTAGTTCTTAATGGATATGAAATTGCGGGAGGTAGTGTAAGAATTCATAAAAAAGAGATTCAGCAAAAAATGTTCGATTTAATTAAATTATCAAAAGAAGAAATAAAAAATAAATTTGGATTTTTTATTGAGGCATTTAATTATGGATTACCACCACATTTAGGAATGGCGTTTGGGGTCGATCGTTTAATTATGATTATGACAAACTCGAATTCAATTCGCGATGTTATCGCTTTCCCTAAAAATGCTAACGGTTTTGATTTACTTACAGAGTCGCCTTCTAATGTTTTATCAACGCAATTAGACGAAGTTCATTTACAATTAAAAGAGGAAAAAAAGAAAAAGGAGAATTAA
- a CDS encoding DHH family phosphoesterase — protein sequence MKQQFKKFWSYILKNEYITLCTHIEPDGDTLGSAVALAEVIKLNAKNVKQVKISGGVFPRNLNFLINQQISTVSTDFFEKSLKIVIDTSTVSRIYDDRVVPEQSLKIDHHPLENNWLFEIGGDKWPATGQLLTQVIKELKLKVNYLALEGLAVAIITDTENFKERNITSETFEAMAFLLENGLDYLNLVKKMSLLPNENKQIFKYLKDVKREQNITYVVADEPVHNDIVRPLVAKLAELSDTEVCVAFLKKDDGNYRAEIRSKTNFDVSKIATHFGGGGHLNSSGFIVKNRSDIKQVLDYIKEKNSQL from the coding sequence ATGAAACAACAATTTAAAAAATTTTGAAGTTATATTTTAAAAAACGAATATATTACGCTTTGTACTCATATCGAACCTGATGGAGATACACTAGGCTCGGCAGTAGCTCTAGCGGAAGTTATTAAGTTAAATGCGAAGAATGTTAAGCAAGTTAAGATTTCAGGAGGTGTTTTTCCTAGAAACCTTAACTTTCTGATAAATCAACAAATTTCAACAGTTTCTACTGATTTTTTCGAAAAATCGTTAAAAATTGTTATTGATACTTCAACTGTTTCAAGAATATATGATGACCGTGTTGTGCCGGAACAATCACTGAAAATAGATCATCATCCCCTCGAGAATAATTGATTATTTGAAATTGGTGGAGACAAATGGCCGGCGACTGGACAGTTGCTTACTCAGGTGATAAAAGAATTAAAATTAAAAGTTAATTACTTAGCTCTTGAAGGACTTGCGGTTGCAATTATTACTGATACCGAAAATTTTAAAGAGCGCAATATTACTAGTGAAACATTTGAAGCAATGGCGTTTTTATTAGAAAACGGACTTGACTATTTAAATTTGGTTAAGAAAATGAGCCTACTACCAAATGAGAATAAGCAAATATTTAAATATTTAAAAGATGTAAAAAGAGAACAAAATATTACTTATGTGGTGGCGGACGAGCCAGTACACAATGACATTGTTCGTCCATTAGTTGCTAAACTTGCCGAGCTATCTGATACTGAGGTGTGTGTCGCTTTTTTAAAAAAAGACGACGGAAATTATCGAGCAGAAATTAGATCAAAAACAAATTTTGATGTCTCTAAAATAGCAACACATTTTGGCGGCGGGGGTCATCTTAATTCGTCAGGTTTTATTGTTAAAAACCGAAGCGATATAAAGCAAGTTTTAGATTATATTAAAGAAAAAAACAGCCAACTGTAA
- a CDS encoding DUF1934 domain-containing protein, giving the protein MKINFNSVSEINGEKNVIDFTSFVEIDKHEDFDVFEFLEPSNKVMNRIEVKDDAVNIIAGTSFLELELGKKIENTYQTEHGAIDLIIHATKIKNNKNDISFEYEMLDHNENKVANFVITLKIFE; this is encoded by the coding sequence ATGAAAATAAATTTTAATAGTGTTAGTGAGATTAACGGTGAAAAAAACGTAATTGATTTTACTTCATTTGTTGAAATTGATAAACATGAGGATTTTGATGTTTTTGAATTCCTAGAACCAAGTAATAAAGTTATGAATCGTATTGAAGTTAAAGATGATGCTGTTAACATTATTGCGGGTACAAGTTTTCTTGAACTTGAATTGGGAAAGAAAATAGAAAACACATATCAAACAGAACACGGTGCGATCGATTTAATTATTCATGCAACCAAAATAAAAAATAATAAAAATGACATTTCTTTTGAATACGAAATGCTCGATCATAATGAAAATAAAGTAGCAAATTTTGTTAT
- a CDS encoding PhnE/PtxC family ABC transporter permease, with the protein MKNHKNQQKINKFKEFSKNFVNHFRVKFTDIDGQKVVKKFPWWTLVGWIVGIIIFTVMMYEVRPDFGNFKIFWEYIGKFFETNKDANIASAKITPNETFIKSLSLLWKTVTYSILGTIFGIIASIPIALLSSKNFIRSPWIYTPMRMIMSVIRTVPPLVYAFIFFFVFSSDLAATISVAFFVASLMAKWLYEDMDTYDMNAYYGMLAIGNTKFNAFKKSILPYLSKRISSYGFYSFEMVVRFAAILSAVGITTIGQLLSDNYATPDNYSHLSIVLWVLITFMIVIEFLNYLLKKYVLEPKPKSSQIDKSKTYNEQLKQLKKQKPKRIYLIITVWVCVAILIIVSLFQIDYSIANPIKLKMFKKGLQRLFQPDWSLYAEWDNGVNPINLGLTALSISVLSAFLGTIIAVIFGILASKKITGFFISKVFKLIIIVLRAIPPFTFALLFLNIQLNSIEWAGMLALVFHSVGMLGKLVNESVDKIDDKVFESLDAVGCNWYDKIRYGVIKQIMPQTLSNFLYRIEINFKTTVAIGVVGASAFGFQVVTYSSDINYWEQLSSYLFFTMILLLVLEQISNILRKKIMTGYFLKQDAFAKQITNMRKKSRALAIAITNKARYKTGYKNVEYAIAKWNEIDIKFANKEIYKNSLNSINKKLTSLFWGAFKDSLRYTSKKQCWRLFTRLKNALKVSFNKVDEYFDSYNNKVLNYETTI; encoded by the coding sequence ATGAAAAATCATAAAAATCAACAAAAAATCAACAAATTTAAAGAATTTTCTAAAAATTTTGTAAATCATTTTCGTGTTAAATTTACTGATATTGATGGTCAGAAAGTTGTCAAAAAATTTCCTTGATGAACACTTGTTGGATGGATTGTTGGAATTATCATTTTTACAGTTATGATGTATGAGGTCAGACCTGATTTTGGTAACTTTAAAATTTTCTGAGAATACATTGGCAAGTTTTTTGAGACTAATAAAGATGCAAACATTGCTTCTGCAAAAATTACACCAAACGAAACATTTATTAAGTCTTTGAGTTTACTTTGAAAGACTGTTACTTATTCAATTTTAGGAACTATTTTTGGCATTATAGCCTCAATTCCGATCGCATTACTTAGTTCAAAAAATTTTATTCGTAGTCCGTGAATTTATACACCTATGCGAATGATTATGTCGGTCATAAGAACGGTACCACCTCTTGTTTATGCTTTTATCTTTTTCTTTGTTTTTAGCAGTGATTTAGCAGCAACCATCTCCGTAGCCTTCTTTGTTGCTTCACTAATGGCAAAATGGTTATACGAAGATATGGACACGTATGATATGAACGCATATTACGGAATGCTTGCAATTGGTAATACAAAATTCAATGCTTTTAAAAAATCAATTTTACCTTACCTTTCAAAGCGAATTAGTTCATACGGGTTTTACTCATTTGAAATGGTTGTTCGTTTTGCTGCAATCCTTAGTGCTGTAGGAATTACCACAATCGGACAATTATTGAGTGATAATTATGCGACTCCTGACAATTATTCGCATCTTTCGATTGTGCTTTGAGTATTAATTACATTTATGATTGTTATCGAGTTTTTGAACTACCTTCTTAAAAAATATGTTTTAGAACCAAAACCAAAAAGTTCGCAAATCGATAAGTCAAAAACATATAATGAACAGCTCAAACAACTTAAGAAACAAAAACCAAAAAGAATTTATTTAATTATTACTGTTTGGGTATGCGTCGCTATTTTGATAATTGTTTCATTGTTTCAAATTGATTATTCAATAGCTAATCCAATTAAATTAAAAATGTTTAAAAAAGGTTTACAACGTTTATTTCAACCTGATTGATCTTTGTATGCGGAGTGAGATAATGGTGTAAATCCAATTAATTTAGGTCTAACGGCACTTTCAATTTCGGTGTTATCAGCTTTTCTTGGAACAATCATTGCTGTTATTTTTGGAATTTTAGCATCTAAAAAAATTACCGGGTTCTTTATTTCTAAAGTTTTCAAATTAATTATTATTGTTTTAAGAGCAATCCCTCCATTTACCTTTGCACTTTTATTCTTAAATATTCAGTTGAATTCAATCGAGTGAGCCGGAATGTTGGCTCTCGTGTTCCACTCGGTGGGTATGCTTGGCAAGCTCGTTAACGAATCAGTTGACAAAATAGATGATAAAGTTTTTGAATCGCTTGATGCTGTAGGCTGCAATTGATATGACAAAATTCGCTATGGTGTTATCAAGCAAATTATGCCGCAGACATTATCAAATTTCTTGTACAGGATAGAAATCAACTTTAAAACAACTGTAGCAATAGGTGTGGTAGGAGCTTCGGCATTTGGTTTTCAGGTTGTAACATATTCAAGTGACATTAATTATTGAGAACAGTTGTCTTCATATTTATTCTTTACAATGATTTTACTTTTAGTTCTTGAACAGATATCAAACATTTTACGTAAAAAAATAATGACCGGATATTTCTTGAAACAAGACGCGTTTGCTAAACAGATTACTAATATGCGTAAAAAATCGCGCGCATTAGCAATTGCAATTACGAATAAAGCTAGATATAAAACCGGTTACAAAAACGTTGAATATGCAATTGCCAAATGAAATGAAATTGATATTAAATTTGCAAATAAAGAAATTTATAAAAACTCACTTAATTCAATTAATAAAAAACTTACATCATTATTCTGAGGTGCCTTTAAAGATAGTCTAAGATATACAAGTAAAAAGCAATGTTGAAGACTTTTCACAAGATTAAAAAATGCATTAAAAGTTTCATTTAATAAGGTCGATGAATATTTTGATAGTTATAATAACAAGGTATTAAATTATGAAACAACAATTTAA
- a CDS encoding potassium channel family protein codes for MKMKRDICVIGAGRYGQAIIEQLNKLNHSVFVLDKDEKALQAVSDLSSNVYIVDAADMKALNAIDIKEVSTVIVASPDNIEIVAALLELKVKNIIVRATSRRHARVLKQIGVHMIVHPEYEAGVRTALIATNPNFIHYSKNLNEVGNNFVMGTTYVYNKDFENKELKDLNLYQQGINVVLVSRDGKSILPIGTTKLLRNDSITFVGSIADATKFMAVINLENEKKLED; via the coding sequence ATGAAGATGAAAAGAGATATTTGTGTCATAGGCGCGGGTCGTTATGGACAAGCTATTATAGAACAATTAAACAAGTTAAATCACTCAGTTTTTGTACTTGATAAAGACGAAAAAGCATTACAGGCTGTTAGTGATTTATCAAGCAATGTTTATATTGTTGACGCTGCTGATATGAAGGCTCTAAATGCGATTGATATTAAAGAAGTATCAACCGTTATTGTTGCTTCGCCTGATAACATTGAGATTGTAGCGGCACTATTAGAATTAAAAGTTAAAAACATTATAGTACGTGCCACTTCAAGAAGACATGCTCGTGTTCTTAAACAAATTGGTGTACATATGATTGTGCATCCAGAATATGAAGCCGGAGTTCGTACCGCATTAATTGCCACCAACCCTAACTTTATTCACTATTCAAAAAATTTAAACGAAGTTGGGAACAACTTTGTGATGGGAACAACATACGTTTATAACAAAGACTTTGAAAATAAAGAATTGAAAGATTTAAATTTATACCAACAAGGAATTAATGTTGTGCTTGTTTCACGTGATGGGAAAAGTATTTTACCAATTGGTACAACCAAACTTTTAAGAAACGATAGTATTACATTTGTTGGTTCAATTGCCGATGCCACAAAATTTATGGCTGTAATTAATTTAGAAAACGAAAAGAAATTGGAAGATTAA
- a CDS encoding dUTP diphosphatase, with the protein MNLEKIFIKQRELDNSIIQKSKAVYASLTTEQRHKLSKISLLIEICEFMNELETFKYWKQHRKNNINKIKEELADVLHFIISWAVLKNVNPTIEPQIINGDPNDQFIEIVKAVNKLFDDDSTRNVTYALELIIGLAQIIGLSQSDIEQSYLAKNKINWDRINNNY; encoded by the coding sequence ATGAACTTAGAAAAAATATTTATCAAACAACGTGAGCTTGATAACTCGATCATTCAAAAATCAAAAGCTGTGTACGCCTCGCTGACCACAGAACAAAGACATAAATTAAGTAAAATTTCACTACTCATAGAAATTTGTGAATTTATGAACGAACTTGAAACTTTCAAATACTGAAAGCAACATAGAAAAAACAATATCAATAAAATCAAAGAAGAATTAGCGGATGTTTTACATTTTATTATTAGCTGAGCTGTATTAAAAAATGTAAATCCTACAATCGAGCCACAAATTATTAACGGCGATCCTAACGATCAATTTATCGAAATTGTAAAAGCAGTTAATAAATTGTTTGATGATGATAGCACCCGAAACGTTACCTATGCTTTAGAATTAATTATTGGTCTGGCACAAATTATTGGTCTAAGCCAAAGCGATATTGAACAATCATATCTTGCTAAAAATAAAATTAATTGAGATCGAATTAATAATAACTATTAA
- the gltX gene encoding glutamate--tRNA ligase: MKKIRTRYAPSPTGYLHIGGARTALFSYLFAKHFKGTFVIRTEDTDQKRDVKDGEKSQLENLAWLGIIADEDPLHPNPKYGKYRQSEKLDRYNEVIDEMLKKDLVYKAYDNSEELEAQKQEQLAQGITSFRYDSKWLKISDAEKAKREKAGDYSIRFRVPQHKIYKWNDLVRGEIEFNSDEISDFVIKKSDGFPTYNFAVVVDDHDMQITHILRGEEHIANTPKQLAIYDVLKWDVPEFGHLTIITNMEGKKLSKRDLSLKQFIEDYKNEGYVPEAVFNFLALLGWTDAESKEIMSHKELIERFDYKRLSKSPSKFDITKMQWFSKQYLKQIDDQILAKSLVSKQNKEWKLLFIETYKDSVFSVKELQEKLSIYDDHKIAKFDIENFDDLVIKEFKKSIENQHFTVENIKKAISDTQAKTGIKGKNLFMPIRLATTNQQHGPELAKAIYLFGEKTIKERLKLWK; this comes from the coding sequence ATGAAAAAAATTAGAACAAGATACGCACCTAGTCCAACTGGTTATTTACACATTGGAGGAGCTCGAACAGCCCTTTTTTCTTACCTTTTTGCTAAACATTTTAAAGGCACATTTGTTATTAGAACCGAAGATACAGATCAAAAACGTGATGTTAAAGACGGAGAAAAGTCACAACTAGAAAATCTTGCTTGACTTGGTATTATAGCTGATGAAGATCCGCTTCACCCAAATCCAAAATATGGTAAATATCGTCAATCAGAAAAACTTGATCGTTATAACGAAGTAATAGACGAAATGTTGAAAAAGGATTTGGTTTACAAGGCTTATGATAATTCTGAAGAACTAGAAGCGCAAAAGCAAGAACAGCTCGCTCAAGGGATTACATCATTTCGCTATGACTCGAAATGATTAAAAATTTCAGATGCCGAAAAAGCAAAGCGTGAAAAAGCGGGTGATTACTCAATAAGATTTCGCGTTCCACAACATAAAATTTACAAATGAAATGATTTAGTACGTGGTGAAATTGAATTTAATTCTGATGAGATTAGTGATTTTGTAATTAAAAAAAGCGACGGGTTTCCAACCTATAATTTCGCTGTTGTTGTCGATGATCATGATATGCAAATTACTCATATTTTAAGAGGTGAAGAGCATATCGCTAACACGCCAAAACAACTTGCAATTTATGATGTATTAAAATGAGATGTTCCTGAGTTTGGACATTTAACTATTATTACTAATATGGAAGGTAAAAAACTTTCGAAGCGTGACTTAAGTCTTAAACAATTTATTGAAGACTACAAAAATGAAGGTTATGTTCCTGAGGCTGTATTTAATTTTCTTGCATTATTAGGTTGGACTGATGCTGAATCAAAGGAAATTATGTCACATAAAGAATTGATTGAACGCTTCGATTATAAACGTTTATCAAAAAGTCCAAGTAAGTTTGACATTACAAAAATGCAATGATTTTCTAAACAATATTTAAAACAAATTGATGATCAGATTTTAGCAAAATCACTTGTTTCAAAACAAAATAAAGAATGAAAATTATTATTTATAGAAACATATAAAGATAGTGTATTTTCCGTAAAAGAATTACAAGAAAAACTAAGCATTTATGACGACCATAAAATAGCCAAATTTGACATCGAAAATTTTGATGATTTAGTAATCAAAGAATTCAAAAAATCAATAGAAAATCAACATTTTACTGTTGAAAACATAAAAAAAGCGATTTCAGATACACAGGCTAAAACCGGAATTAAAGGCAAGAATTTATTTATGCCAATTCGTTTAGCAACAACTAACCAACAACACGGTCCAGAACTAGCAAAAGCAATCTATTTATTTGGAGAAAAAACGATTAAAGAAAGACTAAAACTATGAAAATAA
- a CDS encoding PhnD/SsuA/transferrin family substrate-binding protein — MNKKLILTGAALVSSAALPVAAISCGTQDSSDAVALKMNGYSDAMNKVAAGDITLAGVWGDARYMAGENAKDLIAIGATRTIANDGVQARSNLKKGDLEAIQEILIEAIKNSKEKDANGAYKYPDLTYTDKDGKAQPIFKIYSHDAYSKVGENSKIFYSSKGENKPAFSVKPEEGNEYFEKAGTKYQMKAGAAEFKIQFIPSNDPALVQQATANLQKYLNGIGFTNIKVTVSADYNAAANALKNKSIDVAFLPVNAWAKEAGDASFILVAGRGVQIIDPYKAVDNTAEAQFEDEQILIDAHNNYLEFNKAAGKGALYINDDPSKNPAAVATGYPEDLKKHVDKLANEASMPTTGFYRSYIIARKDSEIAKLVLKALKEQGTNWKLPWADVKHLVKYGYTSTTSSASYNYVEEWMQRHFEGFANLASLIK; from the coding sequence ATGAACAAAAAACTTATTTTAACAGGGGCAGCCCTTGTTTCTTCAGCGGCGTTACCAGTAGCCGCTATTTCTTGTGGAACACAAGATAGTAGTGATGCAGTAGCACTTAAAATGAATGGTTATTCAGACGCAATGAACAAAGTAGCCGCAGGCGATATCACCTTAGCCGGTGTTTGGGGCGATGCTAGATATATGGCGGGTGAAAATGCCAAAGATTTAATTGCAATTGGTGCCACCAGAACCATTGCTAACGATGGTGTGCAAGCACGTAGTAATCTCAAAAAAGGTGATTTGGAAGCAATTCAAGAAATTTTAATTGAAGCAATTAAAAATTCTAAGGAAAAAGATGCTAATGGAGCATACAAATATCCAGACCTAACTTATACGGATAAAGATGGCAAAGCGCAACCTATTTTTAAAATTTATTCACACGATGCATATTCAAAAGTAGGGGAAAATTCAAAAATTTTCTATTCTTCAAAAGGCGAAAACAAACCAGCTTTTAGTGTTAAACCTGAAGAAGGCAATGAATATTTTGAAAAAGCGGGAACAAAATATCAAATGAAAGCAGGGGCAGCAGAATTTAAAATTCAATTTATTCCTTCGAATGATCCTGCTTTAGTGCAACAAGCAACCGCTAATTTACAAAAATATTTAAATGGTATTGGTTTTACAAATATTAAAGTAACTGTTTCTGCCGATTACAATGCAGCGGCAAACGCTTTAAAAAATAAATCAATTGATGTTGCTTTCTTACCAGTTAATGCATGAGCAAAGGAAGCGGGAGATGCATCATTTATTCTTGTAGCGGGTCGAGGTGTTCAAATTATTGATCCATATAAGGCGGTTGATAATACTGCCGAAGCACAATTCGAAGATGAGCAAATTTTAATTGATGCGCACAACAACTATTTAGAGTTTAACAAAGCAGCAGGTAAAGGTGCGTTGTATATTAACGACGATCCAAGTAAAAACCCAGCAGCAGTTGCAACTGGTTACCCAGAAGATCTTAAAAAACATGTTGATAAATTAGCGAACGAAGCAAGTATGCCAACTACAGGATTTTACCGCTCATATATTATTGCTCGTAAAGATTCTGAAATCGCTAAACTTGTTTTAAAAGCATTGAAAGAACAAGGTACAAACTGAAAATTACCATGAGCAGATGTAAAACATTTGGTTAAATATGGATATACATCAACTACATCATCAGCATCATATAACTATGTTGAAGAATGAATGCAAAGACACTTCGAAGGGTTTGCAAATTTAGCTTCATTAATCAAATAG
- the phnC gene encoding phosphonate ABC transporter ATP-binding protein, whose protein sequence is MEQKNIKTETKQDWQIDWQNISKTYPNGKKALVNVNLSIKQGEFVAIIGLSGAGKTTLIKTVNKINDITEGKLFVGPYDVNSLKGKFLRKFRSKVGIVFQRYNLIENISVLQNVLTARLPQMNKFRAFFGLYSKEDTDFAYQCLARVNILENAYDLARDLSGGQMQRVALARTLAQRPNIILADEPVGALDPIMAKSVMDGFLLVNKLDKITVLANLHHVDLALQYADRIIGVREGRIVFDGSSQEVNYDVLKTIYGDELQEFDKEQFTETFRKRHLVQTEVLEKIERFKENEKS, encoded by the coding sequence ATGGAACAAAAAAATATAAAAACCGAAACTAAGCAAGATTGACAGATAGATTGACAAAATATTAGCAAAACTTATCCTAATGGAAAGAAAGCGCTGGTGAATGTCAATCTTTCTATTAAACAAGGAGAATTTGTCGCAATTATCGGTTTAAGTGGAGCAGGTAAAACCACGCTTATTAAAACCGTTAATAAGATTAACGACATAACGGAAGGAAAACTATTTGTTGGACCTTATGATGTTAATTCTCTGAAAGGAAAATTTTTGCGTAAGTTTCGGAGTAAGGTTGGGATTGTTTTTCAACGTTATAACTTGATTGAAAACATTTCGGTTTTACAAAATGTTTTAACCGCAAGGCTACCGCAGATGAATAAATTTAGAGCCTTTTTTGGTTTGTATTCAAAAGAAGATACTGATTTTGCTTATCAATGTTTAGCCCGAGTTAATATCTTAGAAAATGCATATGATTTAGCTCGCGATTTAAGCGGGGGACAAATGCAGCGCGTAGCGCTAGCTAGAACCCTAGCACAAAGACCAAATATTATTTTAGCTGACGAGCCCGTAGGGGCGCTCGATCCAATTATGGCTAAAAGTGTGATGGATGGTTTTTTACTAGTTAATAAATTAGATAAAATCACTGTTTTAGCTAATTTGCACCATGTCGATTTAGCATTACAATATGCAGACCGAATTATTGGCGTTCGCGAAGGTCGTATTGTTTTTGATGGCTCTAGTCAAGAAGTTAATTATGATGTTTTAAAAACGATATATGGTGATGAATTACAAGAATTTGACAAAGAACAATTTACAGAAACTTTTAGAAAAAGACATTTAGTACAAACAGAAGTTTTGGAAAAAATCGAAAGATTTAAAGAAAATGAAAAATCATAA